A region from the Bacillus marinisedimentorum genome encodes:
- a CDS encoding M14 family metallopeptidase, with translation MKKKLLNIALSGMLLGAGSMSVFEGQALAGEGPNYNGNETIKNERLHSYDEMVTLLERVDRQSEALDLEVYGQSVNNRDLYIAKFIQNPENPTILFLTQQHGNEVLTTEGALRMIQYLSTSSQEVKDVLENVNILIAPRLNVDGAEGDVNFSLDDYVAGTHTRYNANGIDLNRDHVDRNEPETAALHQNVLQKYKPDYMIDLHHQGTQTTLGDSDKLVSGSILYPTNENVDPEVRERSKQLGAVVYDAVEERGFGTLSKYNGGTAPTISRNGLAVEYGVSTLLLEMRGMADHYYEPYVLGQKSNGYLIQQAVIAMKAAAEAIADGSIETADTSFWDTLPPSGWKDTE, from the coding sequence AGGTATGCTGTTGGGTGCCGGTTCAATGTCAGTTTTTGAAGGTCAGGCCCTTGCCGGTGAAGGCCCGAATTATAACGGAAATGAAACGATTAAGAATGAACGCCTTCATTCGTACGATGAAATGGTGACGCTGCTTGAACGGGTTGACCGGCAGTCTGAAGCATTGGATCTGGAAGTGTACGGCCAGTCGGTGAATAATCGGGATCTCTACATAGCAAAATTCATTCAAAATCCCGAAAACCCTACTATCCTGTTCCTGACACAGCAGCACGGAAATGAAGTCCTCACGACAGAAGGCGCCTTGAGAATGATTCAGTATTTGAGCACAAGCAGCCAGGAGGTCAAGGATGTCCTTGAAAACGTCAATATCCTTATTGCACCGCGGCTTAATGTCGATGGCGCTGAGGGGGATGTCAATTTTTCACTGGATGACTATGTTGCAGGAACGCACACACGGTACAATGCGAATGGGATCGATCTAAACCGCGACCATGTCGACCGGAACGAACCTGAAACCGCCGCACTCCACCAGAACGTCCTCCAGAAATACAAACCAGACTATATGATTGACCTTCATCACCAGGGAACTCAGACTACACTCGGAGACAGTGATAAGCTCGTATCCGGCTCGATCCTTTACCCGACAAATGAAAATGTTGATCCGGAAGTCCGTGAACGCTCCAAGCAGCTCGGCGCGGTCGTTTATGATGCTGTTGAAGAGCGGGGCTTCGGCACGCTGTCGAAATATAACGGCGGGACAGCTCCCACCATCAGCCGAAACGGACTTGCAGTCGAGTACGGCGTATCGACATTGCTTCTGGAAATGCGCGGCATGGCGGATCACTATTACGAGCCATACGTACTGGGCCAGAAAAGCAACGGATACTTGATCCAGCAAGCCGTCATTGCCATGAAAGCTGCAGCGGAAGCAATCGCCGACGGCTCGATCGAAACAGCGGACACTTCCTTCTGGGATACTTTGCCGCCGAGCGGATGGAAGGATACAGAATAA
- a CDS encoding DNA-3-methyladenine glycosylase I: MKRCWDVKDPLYQKYHDEEWGKPVHDDRKLFEMLILEGAQAGLSWSTILKKRENYLQAFDHFVPEIVAGYGEEKVMELLDDPGIVRNKMKINAAISNAKAFLKVQEEYGTFNEYIWQFTGGETLMNEWTSVKEVPVTTPESAAISKDLKKRGFKFVGSTICYSYMQAAGMVNDHLIDCDFREAVTS; encoded by the coding sequence GTGAAAAGATGCTGGGATGTAAAGGATCCGTTATATCAGAAATATCATGATGAGGAATGGGGAAAACCGGTTCATGATGACAGAAAATTGTTTGAAATGCTGATACTGGAAGGGGCACAGGCGGGCTTGAGCTGGTCGACCATTTTAAAGAAGCGCGAGAATTATTTGCAGGCATTTGATCATTTTGTGCCAGAGATTGTTGCTGGATATGGAGAGGAAAAAGTGATGGAGCTCCTGGATGATCCGGGAATTGTCCGCAATAAAATGAAAATCAATGCAGCAATCTCAAATGCGAAAGCGTTTCTGAAAGTACAGGAAGAGTATGGAACGTTCAATGAATACATCTGGCAATTTACCGGCGGTGAAACTCTTATGAATGAATGGACAAGTGTGAAGGAAGTACCGGTCACAACACCGGAAAGCGCTGCGATAAGCAAGGATTTGAAAAAAAGGGGCTTCAAGTTTGTTGGATCGACAATCTGCTATTCGTATATGCAAGCGGCAGGTATGGTGAACGACCATCTGATCGATTGTGATTTCCGCGAGGCAGTCACCAGTTGA
- a CDS encoding GNAT family N-acetyltransferase → MRLRTMEEDDAAYLLEIFSDPAAMKYYPSTKDRHDTLEWIKWTQDNYRKFGMGMWVAEMKETGQFAGQCGLVPQKIADSVELELGYLFARKHWGKGLATEAALACKNYGFQQLGLERIISLIDPENLSSVKVAERAGLSFEKEIVKWGKLLCLYSVHHT, encoded by the coding sequence ATGCGGTTAAGGACAATGGAAGAAGATGATGCGGCATACTTATTGGAAATTTTTTCGGATCCTGCCGCGATGAAATATTATCCGTCAACAAAGGACAGGCACGATACACTTGAATGGATCAAGTGGACACAGGATAATTACCGGAAGTTCGGCATGGGGATGTGGGTTGCCGAAATGAAAGAAACCGGGCAATTCGCAGGCCAGTGCGGGCTGGTCCCGCAGAAGATAGCCGATAGCGTTGAGCTTGAGCTTGGCTATCTGTTCGCTCGGAAACACTGGGGTAAAGGCCTTGCAACGGAAGCGGCCCTGGCATGTAAAAATTACGGTTTTCAACAACTCGGCCTGGAGCGGATCATCTCTTTAATTGACCCTGAAAATCTTTCTTCGGTAAAAGTGGCGGAGAGGGCAGGCCTGAGTTTTGAAAAAGAAATTGTAAAATGGGGAAAGCTGCTTTGTTTGTACAGTGTTCATCATACATAG
- a CDS encoding flavodoxin family protein encodes MKKQAAAVVYDSAYGNTEAVARRIAMVLGTRFDTEVLLAGTFKTGNLSNFDFLVIGCPTQRHRPSPAMEKLVEELSTLSLKSRQTAVFDTRYDVPRWKSGSAAFRLSRRVKRFDLQPVVEPKSFFVAGRQGPLKPSQLKEAEEWTKVILSKLLY; translated from the coding sequence ATGAAGAAACAAGCAGCGGCTGTTGTATATGATTCTGCGTACGGAAATACGGAGGCTGTCGCCAGGCGGATTGCAATGGTTTTAGGAACCCGTTTTGATACTGAGGTACTGCTGGCGGGCACTTTTAAAACTGGAAATCTCTCCAACTTTGATTTTCTGGTTATCGGCTGCCCCACCCAGAGACACAGGCCCTCTCCAGCCATGGAGAAGCTTGTGGAGGAATTGAGTACGTTAAGCTTGAAGTCCCGGCAAACGGCTGTTTTTGATACCCGATATGATGTGCCCAGATGGAAATCCGGTTCGGCTGCATTCAGGCTTTCAAGACGTGTAAAGAGGTTTGACCTCCAGCCGGTTGTTGAACCGAAAAGCTTTTTCGTAGCCGGAAGGCAGGGACCGCTCAAACCGTCCCAATTGAAGGAAGCCGAAGAATGGACAAAGGTGATCCTGTCAAAACTCTTATATTAA
- a CDS encoding helix-turn-helix domain-containing protein has protein sequence MKRDWLIKLRKHIGLTQEQVASKSFINRGFYAQIENGQRDPSVTVAKNIAAVLGFNPTMFFSDYFSEPFQFALEGSHVTVAYSDPDYRYTWVLNPFATLRVEDMLGKYPDELHITGSENLTAIMKEAAAAPAPVRQTVQLGFGEKMKSFDVYARCRLDENREVMGIVTIISELAESEVDSSDPPVDLQVN, from the coding sequence ATGAAAAGGGATTGGCTCATCAAGTTAAGAAAACACATCGGGCTGACACAGGAACAGGTGGCATCCAAATCTTTCATCAACAGGGGATTCTATGCCCAAATTGAAAACGGCCAGCGCGACCCGAGTGTGACCGTCGCAAAAAATATTGCTGCAGTGCTCGGATTCAACCCTACCATGTTCTTCAGTGATTATTTCAGTGAGCCTTTTCAATTTGCTCTTGAAGGCTCACATGTTACAGTCGCTTACAGTGACCCGGATTACCGGTATACATGGGTTTTAAATCCATTTGCAACGCTTCGCGTAGAAGATATGCTCGGCAAGTATCCGGATGAACTGCACATAACAGGTTCTGAAAACCTTACAGCCATCATGAAAGAAGCGGCAGCCGCGCCGGCGCCGGTAAGGCAAACGGTGCAGCTTGGGTTTGGGGAAAAGATGAAATCGTTTGATGTATACGCAAGGTGCCGTCTTGATGAAAATAGGGAAGTTATGGGTATCGTCACGATAATCAGCGAACTCGCTGAATCGGAAGTGGACAGTTCTGATCCGCCTGTAGATTTACAAGTTAATTAA
- a CDS encoding aspartyl-phosphate phosphatase Spo0E family protein → MKSNRLEKEIEKKRAEMTSLAQKYGVRHVVTLSASQELDQLILRFLKTRLKK, encoded by the coding sequence ATGAAATCAAACCGCCTGGAGAAGGAAATTGAAAAAAAGAGGGCAGAAATGACCAGCCTTGCGCAGAAGTACGGTGTCCGGCATGTTGTCACGCTGTCAGCAAGCCAGGAACTCGATCAGCTGATTCTCCGTTTTCTGAAAACCCGGCTGAAAAAATGA